The Elgaria multicarinata webbii isolate HBS135686 ecotype San Diego chromosome 4, rElgMul1.1.pri, whole genome shotgun sequence genome contains a region encoding:
- the SLC5A6 gene encoding sodium-dependent multivitamin transporter, whose amino-acid sequence MPVTKFGVADYAIFVLLLVFSAGIGLFHALSGGKQRTTQEFLLANRSMTFLPVALSLLATFQSAVAILGVPSEIYRFGTEYWFLGCSYFLGLLIPAHVFIPIFYRLRLTSTYEYLELRFNKVVRICGTATFIFQMVVYMGVVLYAPALALSAVTNFNLWGSVLTIGLVCTLYTALGGLKAVIWTDVFQTFVMFAGQVAVIVVGTVKVGGMGRVWQLAAERGKVSGIDLDPDPYERHTFWTLAFGGVFMMLALYGVNQAQVQRYLSSRSERQAVLSCYAVFPCQQIVLCLSCLTGLVMFAYYQEHPLGQEQSTALPDQMVLYFVMDVLQEVPGLPGLFVACLFSGSLSTISSAFNSLATVTMEDLIRPYVASIPEGRATLYSKLLALGYGLLCLGMAYISSMMGSVLQAAISIFGMVGGPLLGLFCLGMFFPWANAVGAVAGLAAGLAMAFWVGIGSMVANSQTLPPGPIVPPLDGNLTTAVMTTLLTSATAPERLTGLRKFYNLSYMWYSAHNSTTVIVVGLLVSFLTGPTRGEDVNPHTIFPVLPRLLCCLPERYHALLHCGVRDPAEGGSCSEPPSPALEKSRNGVLNGLPEGLPPRGDTTGEELGEEPGEGFARAEGAPAYILRETAL is encoded by the exons ATGCCAGTGACAAAGTTTGGCGTGGCAGACTATGCCATTTTCGTGCTGTTGCTGGTGTTCTCGGCCGGCATCGGGCTGTTCCACGCACTGAGCGGCGGGAAGCAGCGCACGACCCAGGAATTCCTGCTGGCCAATCGCAGCATGACCTTCTTGCCCGTGGCCCTTTCGTTGCTGGCCACCTTCCAGTCAGCTGTGGCCATCCTGGGCGTCCCCTCCGAGATCTATCGCTTTGGGACAGAGTACTGGTTCCTTGGGTGCTCCTACTTCCTGGGGCTCCTCATCCCCGCTCACGTCTTCATCCCAATCTTCTACCGCCTGCGCCTGACCAGCACCTATGAG TACCTGGAGCTGCGTTTCAACAAGGTCGTGAGGATCTGTGGAACAGCCACCTTCATCTTCCAGATG GTGGTGTACATGGGAGTGGTCCTCTACGCCCCCGCGCTGGCGCTCAGTGCAG TGACCAACTTCAACCTCTGGGGCTCAGTGCTGACCATCGGCCTGGTCTGCACCCTCTACACCGCCCTG GGCGGCCTCAAAGCCGTGATCTGGACAGACGTGTTCCAGACGTTTGTCATGTTTGCAGGGCAGGTGGCCGTGATCGTGGTGGGCACCGTCAAGGTGGGCGGCATGGGGCGCGTCTGGCAGCTGGCTGCTGAGCGGGGCAAGGTGTCCGGTATTGA CCTGGATCCAGACCCTTACGAGCGGCACACCTTCTGGACGCTGGCCTTCGGGGGGGTCTTCATGATGCTCGCGCTCTACGGGGTGAACCAGGCTCAAGTCCAGCGGTACCTGAGCTCTCGCTCTGAGCGGCAGGCGGTGCT CTCCTGCTACGCCGTCTTCCCCTGCCAGCAGATTGTGCTGTGCCTCAGCTGCCTCACCGGCCTGGTCATGTTTGCCTACTACCAGGAGCATCCGTTGGGCCAGGAGCAGAGCACCGCCTTGCCAGATCAG ATGGTCCTCTACTTTGTGATGGACGTGCTGCAGGAAGTGCCCGGCCTCCCTGGCCTCTTTGTGGCTTGCCTCTTCAGCGGCTCCCTAAG CACCATCTCCTCAGCCTTCAACTCGTTGGCAACGGTGACCATGGAGGACCTGATCCGGCCGTATGTGGCCAGCATCCCCGAGGGACGTGCCACGCTGTACTCCAAGTTGCTGG cCCTGGGCTACGGACTCCTCTGCCTGGGCATGGCCTACATCTCCTCCATGATGGGCTCCGTGCTGCAG GCTGCCATCAGCATCTTCGGCATGGTGGGAGGGCCGCTGCTTGGACTCTTCTGCCTGGGCATGTTCTTCCCGTGGGCCAACGCCGTG ggTGCTGTTGCCGGCTTGGCTGCTGGACTGGCCATGGCGTTTTGGGTGGGGATTGGGAGCATGGTTGCCAACTCACAGACTCTGCCCCCCGGGCCCATCGTCCCCCCGCTTGATGGGAACCTGACTACTGCTGTCATGACAACGCTGCTGACCTCCGCCACGGCCCCGGAGAG gcTCACAGGGCTGCGGAAGTTCTACAACCTGTCATACATGTGGTACAGCGCACACAACTCTACCACCGTCATCGTCGTGGGGCTGCTGGTCAGTTTCCTCACTG GCCCCACGCGTGGGGAGGACGTGAACCCCCACACCATCTTCCCAGTGCTGCCGCGCCTACTTTGCTGTTTGCCTGAGCGGTACCACGCCTTGCTGCACTGTGGGGTCCGTGACCCTGCAGAG GGCGGAAGCTGCTCAGAGCCACCATCTCCGGCCCTGGAGAAAAGCCGCAACGGGGTGCTGAACGGACTCCCAGAGGGCCTGCCCCCCAGGGGTGACACCACGGGAGAGGAGCTGGGAGAGGAGCCGGGTGAAGGGTTTGCCCGGGCAGAGGGCGCCCCTGCCTACATCCTCCGGGAGACAGCCCTCTGA
- the PREB gene encoding prolactin regulatory element-binding protein: protein MAPRRRPPELYRAPFPLYALRVHREAGLALVAGGGGAAKTGIANGLHFLQLGWSGGQLAASLLHAHDTETRATMTMALAGDVIAAGQDAACHILRFRLQKPGQKAGGGDSPASKAGGGGGSGDKGPRRRKPPTPTPSGPNGHSSGTHSETSQVAVETLQCVQTDTSPDALQKAVCFSDDHTLLATGGVDGFLRVWEFPSMKKTLEFQAHNGEIEDIALSPDNKVVTVGRDFQCCVWQRDQMVTGLHWNENLPGIPDKAYRYQACRFGAVEDQAKALRLYTVQIPYKRERRPPPCYVTKWDGHSFLPLLTRPCGNEVISCLSVSDTGTFLGLGTVTGSVAIFVAFSLQRLYYVREAHGIVVTAVAFLPETPDLLKDNEAALLSVAVDSRCRLHRIPCRRSFPVWLLLLLCAALIVGTVLLLRLAFPGFL, encoded by the exons ATGGCCCCCCGGCGGCGGCCCCCGGAGCTCTACCGAGCGCCGTTCCCGCTCTACGCCCTGCGCGTGCACCGCGAGGCAGGACTGGCGCTGgtcgcgggcggcggcggcgcggccaAGACGGGCATCGCCAACGGCCTG CACTTCCTGCAGCTGGGCTGGAGCGGAGGGCAGCTGGCCGCCTCGCTGCTGCACGCCCACGACACGGAGACGCGGGCCACCATGACCATGGCGCTGGCAGGGGACGTCATCGCTGCCGGGCAGGATGCGGCCTGCCACATCCTGCGCTTCCGCCTGCAGAAGCCTGGCCAGAAAGCGGGCGGCGGGGACAGCCCCGCCAGTAAAGCAG gtggcggcggcggcagtggcgatAAGGGCCCCCGCAGgcgcaagccccccacccccacccccagcgggCCAAACGGCCACAGCAGCGGCACCCACAGCGAGACGAGCCAGGTGGCCGTGGAGACGCTGCAGTGCGTCCAGACGGACACCAGCCCGGACGCCCTGCAGAAGGCCGTGTGCTTCAGCGATGACCACACGCTCCTGGCCACTGGCGGCGTGGACGGCTTCCTGCGGGTCTGGGAG tTCCCCAGCATGAAGAAAACTCTCGAGTTCCAGGCTCACAACGGGGAGATCGAGGACATCGCACTGAGTCCTGACAACAAG GTGGTGACGGTGGGACGGGACTTCCAGTGCTGCGTGTGGCAGCGGGACCAGATGGTGACAGGCTTGCACTGGAACGAAAACCTCCCGGGCATCCCGGACAAGGCCTATCGCTACCAGGCCTGCAG GTTTGGGGCGGTGGAGGACCAAGCCAAGGCCCTGCGGCTGTACACGGTGCAGATCCCCTACAAGCGAGAGCGGCGGCCGCCCCCCTGCTACGTGACCAAGTGGGACGGGCACAGCTTCCTGCCCCTGCTCACCCGGCCCTGTGGCAACGAGGTCATCTCCTGCCTTTCTGTCAG CGACACGGGCACCTTCCTGGGGCTGGGCACCGTCACGGGCTCTGTGGCCATTTTTGTCGCCTTCTCCCTGCAG AGGCTGTACTATGTACGGGAGGCCCACGGCATTGTGGTCACAGCCGTGGCGTTCCTGCCTGAGACGCCAGACCTGCTCAAGGACAATGAGGCGGCCCTGCTGAGCGTGGCTGTGGACAGCCGCTGCCGCCTGCACCGGATCCCCTGCCGGC GGAGCTTCCCcgtctggctgctgctgctcctctgtgCCGCGCTGATTGTGGGCACGGTCCTGCTGTTGCGTTTGGCCTTCCCTGGCTTCCTCTGA